Genomic window (Desulfovibrio aminophilus):
AGGTAGTTGCCCCAGGGCAGCTCGTGGTGCTCACCGGCGTCGCCCGAGGCGTACGCCAGCCCGGCCAGCGCCAGGACGAACAGAGCCGCCGCGCAAATGTTGATGAAACGTTTCAAGCCCTCTCCTCCTTCCCTCTACGCCCGGCCCAGGATCTTTTCCGTGGCCTTCTGGGCGTACTGTTCCACGTCCTTCTTGAGCTGCGCCAGGGCGTCCCGGGCCTGGCCCGAGATGTCGGCGCGGGCGGCCTTCAGGGTGGACGCGGCCTCCTGGCCGGCGGCGGCCAGAATGCCCTGCTCCTCCTTGACACCCTCGGCCTTGAGGCCGTTGCGGATGTCCACCGCGTCCTTGCGGGCGCCGGTCAGGGCGGCCTGGTAGTCACGCAGCTTGCCGTCGGACTGGGCGGTGAACTGCTCCACCTTGCCCAGCTTTTCGGCCATCAGCTCGCCGCGCTTCTTGATGATCGCGCGGATGGGGCTGAAGAGGAGGATGTTCAGAACCAGCAGGGTGATGATGAAATTCACAAGCTGAATGAAAAAGGAAAAATCCAGATCAATCATACCCGCCCCCAAGGAAATTGTGAATTTTGAGACAAAGTCACAGGCCCTTTATCCAATTTCAGCCGGTGTGTCAAAGCCTTTTTGCCGGAAAGGCGGCTGCTTTCGGGCCGCCGGACCACGGCCCACGGC
Coding sequences:
- a CDS encoding ATP synthase F0 subunit B; its protein translation is MIDLDFSFFIQLVNFIITLLVLNILLFSPIRAIIKKRGELMAEKLGKVEQFTAQSDGKLRDYQAALTGARKDAVDIRNGLKAEGVKEEQGILAAAGQEAASTLKAARADISGQARDALAQLKKDVEQYAQKATEKILGRA